A stretch of the uncultured Desulfobacter sp. genome encodes the following:
- a CDS encoding flagellar basal body L-ring protein FlgH, translated as MRSIQKNLITKEMLAFLLILMAATFTGCMSGGGEPALSAIPQDAMPEPAVQPNYTMAKPAEGSLWTAQNRFLLDDTKAAYIGDTVIVDIVENSSSTMEVNSDGKRTTSMSVGVPTLNAFGKVTHLGGTVGDKLIDTSFENSTKGEATSDRSGQVTASVAARVTEVMPNGNLSIFGRRAMKVDNEVQYIMVSGIVRPDDIDSDNRVESTSLADSRIEYYGKGALADKQKPGWGTRIIDNIWPW; from the coding sequence ATGCGTTCAATTCAAAAAAATCTAATAACAAAAGAGATGTTGGCATTTTTATTGATTCTTATGGCGGCAACATTTACCGGCTGTATGTCCGGTGGCGGAGAACCGGCCTTGAGTGCGATTCCCCAGGACGCAATGCCGGAACCCGCCGTGCAGCCCAATTACACCATGGCCAAGCCTGCAGAGGGCTCTCTTTGGACGGCCCAGAACAGATTTCTGCTGGATGACACCAAAGCGGCTTATATTGGAGACACGGTGATCGTGGATATTGTGGAGAATTCTTCTTCAACAATGGAGGTAAATTCCGATGGAAAGCGGACAACAAGTATGTCGGTGGGGGTGCCGACGTTAAATGCCTTTGGAAAAGTCACGCATCTTGGCGGTACTGTCGGTGACAAGCTCATTGACACCAGTTTTGAGAATTCCACCAAAGGGGAAGCCACAAGCGACCGATCCGGTCAGGTCACAGCATCGGTTGCAGCCCGGGTGACCGAAGTCATGCCCAACGGGAATTTAAGCATCTTCGGGCGCAGGGCCATGAAAGTGGATAACGAAGTCCAGTACATCATGGTTTCAGGCATTGTAAGACCCGACGATATTGATTCGGACAACCGGGTGGAGTCGACCTCTTTGGCTGACTCCCGCATTGAATATTACGGCAAAGGCGCCCTTGCAGACAAACAAAAGCCGGGCTGGGGGACACGGATCATTGACAATATCTGGCCCTGGTAA